TCCTGATCAAGTTCTAAGTCTGTAAACTTATagctaataaatttcaaacaagaaaaaaaagagaaaataaatttaaaaaacccgaGCCTAGAGTCACATGTCATTCAAAATGGATGGTAGGTGCTACAGGAACTCGGAGATCATAATAGGTCTGGCTTATGCCCTGAGTTTGTAATTATACATTCCTCAGGTACCTTGTGCAGGcacacttattttaaatttaaacataaaattttcaaaatcacctttgtaaataaaaaaataaatgattattaattttgaaattatttgatagGTATCCAGACATCTGAAGATGCCAGATTCTATGCACTCAGTAGAAAATTCAAGCCTTTCACGAATAAAGACAAGCCATTGGTTGTCCAATTCACCGTCAAGCATGAACAGAACATTGACTGCGGTGGTGGTTACGTAAAAGTATTTGACTGTTCATTGGACCAAAAGGACATGCACGGTGAAACTCCGTACCTTCTTATGTTCGgtaagaaatttgaaattttaatccaGTTCAATGACTtagataaaaaacaataaaagaaaagagaaAGTAATGATTgctattatcatttatttgtttaggACCTGACATTTGTGGACCTGGTACCAAGAAAGTTCATGTTATCTTCAACTACAAAGGCAAGAATCTGTTGATCAAGAAGGACATTCGTTGCAAGGATGACGTATACACTCACTTGTACACTTTGGTTGTGAAACCAGACAACACCTACgaggtaaattatttttgatgaataatttaatttaatggttGGTGATAAAGCCGAGTCCAGAGTCTCATGTTCTTTTGATTTGATGAAGGACAGGTGCTGTAGGTACTCGAAAAGAAAAGATTGTCTCGCTTAAATTATCTATTGTGAAATTATATCGTTAATCACACGCTTAACGCGAAGGCCAatattaacataattaatttttaacggatttcaaatttatttttgccgataagaaattaaaaatatgaataattaatatgattttaaaactaacagacaattgataatttttggattttttttttttcaacaaatttatttaaaaaaaaaaatgcacatgtagaaaattaaaactataggtgcaatttttaaaaatatttttttttttttatagattaccattttgaaaaaaattcaaaaattattagacgtcggttaactttagttttattaattaaatggtatcatgataataattttaatgaatttaatgcaGGTTCTGATCGACAATGAGAAAGTTGAGTCTGGAGAACTTGAAGCCGATTGGGACTTTTTGCCAccaaagaaaataaaggaCCCATCAGAAAGCAAACCCGAAGACTGGGACGACCGCGCAACCATTCCCGACCCAGAAGACAGCAAACCCGAAGACTGGGACAAGCCAGAGACTATTCCTGACCCAGAGGCCACTAAACCAGAAGATTGGGACGATGAAATGGATGGAGAATGGGAACCACCAATGATTGATAACCCAGACTTCAAAGGTGAATGGAAACCAAAACAAATCGACAACCCAGCCTACAAAGGACCATGGATCCATCCTGAAATTGACAACCCAGAGTACGTCAAGGACGATGAACTCTACAAACGCGATGAAGTCTGCGCTATTGGTTTCGATCTCTGGCAAGTCAAGTCCGGAACTATCTTCGACAATGTACTTATTACTGATGACCCGGAGGCTGCCAGCAAATTTGCTGAAGATGTTTGGAAACCCAACTtcgtaagtattttaattatttatttactgcttaatttatttatttattttaaatgatgataaaagcGATATCCGATTTCTAATGAGCGATAGAAAAGCTGGAATTCCTCGTtgctgatttaaaatattaaataatgataataaatttgtatatatgaaaaatatgagCGTCttattgattgaaatttactattttttcagGAGGGTGAAAAGAAAATGAAGGAGGCTCAAGATGAGGCTGAGAGAAAATCAATGGAGGCTGAAAAACCCGAGGCTCCAgaagaagatgatgatgaggaTGATGATGACGCGGAAGAAGAAGACAACACCGTACCAGAAGTTGaggtaattattatatttaaataatcagttgattaatttatttgtcatcatttaaaatttattttcatgatgATATGCCACTTCTGAAACGCATGAGCGAAATATTTAGTGGAATTCCTCGTTACTGACATTTTTTtgctgtaaaataaaatttttttgttgatattttaaaatatttataaatatttttgatgttttttttttcaggagcacgacgaattgtaaataaaaaaaatgtcacgCGTGGCATGAGAAGCAGACTGTATTCCAGGAGCTGTTGGGCAAGAAAAAGACACACCAGCAGATTACAACATTAcacaattaattgaaaaaattcaaacaataaaaaactaattaataaataaatattttctcctCCGATTTTCTTCAGTATAGTCTTCGCTTAACCGTAAAGTtgccaataaaatttaaagaaaaataaaaaaattaatatataaattgagaaTCAATgccaagaaaatattttatattgacgTGCAATGAAGAATCTCGGAGGATAAGAGTAAAAGTGAGATaagagtgaaaaataaaacctagTCAGCGTATTATCTTgctctgaataaattttaagtggtACTTTAGTTCCGTGTAATCGTGtcggtttttataattttgattccttaattatttttaaaaatcaagcCGTTACTTAATCTATCGCGgcattttaaaacaaaatcgaattttttttggtgtcCTTCCCACCTGCCACAGCTCCAAAAGACTATAATTTGTTccgtttttgtttttcaagtgtttttatattaaaaagataaataatttgaaataataattaaataaaaaaaaatattaattaatttaatatcgctatataaatatattattatataaatattatatatgtaagtatGTAGGTCGTCATTCTCcgtacaatttattatttacgatCCGCTAATTAAATCCTTTTATAATTCTGGAAGAGTGATTGAAAAagtgtaaatgaaaaaatgtgattaatgattgattgaatgattattgatttatataattaataatttttatcgaaCGCGGTGTAAACACCAACAAATTATGACACTCAATAATCAtcatttaagtaataaataaacttttctagATAACCAGTTACTTTTTTGTTAATCTTCATTCCTCAATACCAAGCTTCTGAAGTTGATgcttacaatatatatattttgaaccatttttcatatatttatgtatcaaCTCTCAGGTTCTGCTAATTACTAACATAAGTTAACTATAATCTCTGatagaacaataaataattaaaataatcaacaatGATCAGTGATCTAAATATACAAAAGTCTTACAAAACATAACTTTggcttaaattaataaattagataataattattgtactgTTGAACCAGTACAGAGAGCTTCATGTGCACCGAGTTGTTGAGTTAGCCATTGCAACCCCTGGATTGCGGTATTGGCATCAAGTAGTGGTGATGCGCCTTGGATGTGCCAAACTCTACCGCAGCACAATTTTTGTAGGGACAGAATGTCCGTTAATTCTTCAGTTGTCGTACAGCCTTCGACatcctaaataaataataattatttattagctcAAATATCTCAAGTAAGATAAGTGGcggcaaaaattaaattacaaatgtcatctaaacgattttttaattgaaatgacTTTTAGGACAGAAAAAAAGATCAATATCCTATAACATTTAGGACCAACTTGTCtgtcttatttatataaaaaaaacttggctttgagacaaaatttttcttgtccCTTTAAAAAGACATTTTAAAGTTGTTTCTGTGCTATTTGGAATATTAAGAGTATTCTCAGAGTTCCTccgactttttaaaaatattcaatgactcaACTGTCATgacagtattaaaattttatcaattgattatGAGATAATTGAAGCattgattgaaaaaaggacaatgTAGTTGCGATTTCACCGAGATatagattttgaaaaagtttactCACAGTTGCCATCAATTAGgagtcaaataaaatttgtaaaataaattttagtttacaaaattggaaaatttgaataataatgtTGACATAAAGATTtcactgaaatttattcaacaaatttgaCTTCTAATCGATAACTGAATCTTTTTAAAGAGTTAGAGGTTTTGTCTGAGGGTCCCATGACAACCGATCCCCAACAAGTGATCTCAgagaattttatgaattaattaattactataacgagtaattaaaattcagttataaatagttaaattatgtaaattagttgttgataaaaatcaaCTGTCGATGAGATGAATTTGTAGGAATCACTTGTGGTTTAAAATTGTTGAGATTATAACGGCACACCTTGCCCTTGTCTGAGAATGatcttaattgattttaacaattaactcACCTGTTTGTTAGCAAAAATAAGAAACAGCGCATCTTTAAGTTCTTTTTTGCTGACTATTTTTGATAACTCTTTTTGCGCTTCTTCAAAACGTGATCTATCACTCGAGTCAACGACAAAAATAACAGCCTGTGCATCGTGATAATAATGCTTCCAGAGTGGCCGAAATTTATGCTGTCCTCCAACGTCCCAAAAAGTAACAACTAAATTCTCGTACTCAAGACTCTCGACGTTAAAACCTATGGTAGGTATCGGAGGACTTGATAAAGTCAATCCTCGCATTGCAGACA
Above is a window of Microplitis demolitor isolate Queensland-Clemson2020A chromosome 1, iyMicDemo2.1a, whole genome shotgun sequence DNA encoding:
- the LOC103580078 gene encoding calreticulin; the protein is MRALVAVLAIAAIATVSAEVFFEERFSDDSWEKNWVYSEHPGKEFGKFKRTAGKFYHEELKDTGIQTSEDARFYALSRKFKPFTNKDKPLVVQFTVKHEQNIDCGGGYVKVFDCSLDQKDMHGETPYLLMFGPDICGPGTKKVHVIFNYKGKNLLIKKDIRCKDDVYTHLYTLVVKPDNTYEVLIDNEKVESGELEADWDFLPPKKIKDPSESKPEDWDDRATIPDPEDSKPEDWDKPETIPDPEATKPEDWDDEMDGEWEPPMIDNPDFKGEWKPKQIDNPAYKGPWIHPEIDNPEYVKDDELYKRDEVCAIGFDLWQVKSGTIFDNVLITDDPEAASKFAEDVWKPNFEGEKKMKEAQDEAERKSMEAEKPEAPEEDDDEDDDDAEEEDNTVPEVEEHDEL